In the Malania oleifera isolate guangnan ecotype guangnan chromosome 1, ASM2987363v1, whole genome shotgun sequence genome, one interval contains:
- the LOC131143546 gene encoding probable receptor-like protein kinase At5g24010 yields the protein MEKLHFHCPLFFLLFQLSPLLLVSSDDTYTRPDKYFINCGSELNASLEDGRTFVGDRKAGSFSFFPGKSDPVQDSNPETNASLYQTARIYRVPSSYALAIPELENGTYVVRLHFFPLSSHPDLTGATFNVSASGFLLLSDFNVPNGTKFPVIKEFLLAITAGNFRIDFIPKLVQPALAFINAIEVFLAPENLTLVSATHVTPAGRNGSYTGLHPQALETAYRLNVGGPTITPANDPLWRNWIPDDEYLTNRASAQNASYFSGALQYQPEGASDYTASNLVYRTAKISTSRNITWSFGVSKNARHLVRVHFCDTFNPTVTPDTFNLYLLGKFNLGISSYPNFYQGAVPFYLDFVVDSNDLGFMSISIGPSHDFPNLTAYLNGLEILKFSVAASGQQKKSHWFVIVGSVVGGVALICISLVVVLMGLKCRKEKSTDNQLPLELLYGGEISYDSAIERKASAFLVHNLNIELKKSFVEIQKATNNFDPDLMVGKGGFGKVYKGRLSNGDIVAVKRRESESGQGLHEFEREITILSKICHRHLVSLIGYCDENFEMILVYEFMEKGTLKENLYDSNGNPLGKLSWKQRLEICIGAAEGLHYLHTSAEKRILHRDVKSTNILLDGNYVAKVADFGLSKTGPIDKSSTNNHLIGTPGYLDPEFFRNLDLTEKSDVYSFGVVLLEVLCARAAIKEEVNLVDWAMPWIKEGQLEKIMDPFLVGTLNPKSLETFVGTAEKCLNGLSVIRPTMYAVLWDLKYVLGLEENVVHKQPHEDSTADASLELALPLAKHFPSNSLPGGEESLVQIGLPGEDGSDTTDSEVFSQLRIDLPR from the coding sequence ATGGAAAAGCTTCACTTCCACTGTCCTCTGTTTTTCCTTCTCTTCCAACTCTCACCTCTCCTACTTGTTTCATCGGATGACACTTACACGAGGCCGGACAAGTACTTCATCAATTGTGGCTCAGAATTGAATGCCTCCCTCGAAGATGGCCGGACCTTTGTTGGTGACCGGAAAGCAGGGTCCTTCTCCTTCTTCCCAGGCAAGAGCGATCCTGTCCAAGACAGCAACCCAGAAACAAATGCATCCCTTTATCAAACCGCAAGAATTTACAGAGTACCATCTTCTTATGCCCTTGCAATCCCTGAACTTGAAAATGGCACTTACGTGGTACGCCTACATTTCTTCCCTCTCTCTTCTCATCCAGATCTCACCGGTGCTACGTTCAACGTTTCAGCATCTGGGTTTTTGCTTTTATCCGATTTCAATGTCCCAAACGGTACCAAATTCCCAGTGATAAAGGAATTTTTACTCGCAATCACTGCAGGGAATTTCAGAATAGATTTCATTCCTAAGCTAGTGCAGCCTGCTTTGGCTTTCATAAATGCCATTGAAGTCTTCCTTGCCCCTGAAAACTTGACCCTTGTCAGCGCAACTCATGTTACTCCTGCAGGAAGGAATGGTAGCTACACTGGTTTGCATCCTCAGGCTCTAGAAACTGCTTACAGGTTAAATGTCGGAGGTCCCACCATCACGCCGGCCAACGATCCTCTTTGGAGAAATTGGATTCCAGACGATGAGTATCTAACTAACCGGGCTTCTGCACAGAATGCTAGTTACTTCAGTGGAGCGCTGCAGTATCAGCCTGAAGGAGCGAGTGACTATACGGCCTCAAACCTTGTCTACAGAACAGCCAAAATATCAACGAGCAGAAACATAACATGGAGTTTTGGTGTGAGTAAGAATGCTAGACATCTTGTGAGGGTTCATTTTTGTGACACTTTTAATCCGACAGTAACGCCAGATACATTTAATCTCTATCTCCTTGGCAAGTTCAATCTGGGGATTAGTTCCTATCCCAATTTTTACCAAGGAGCTGTTCCCTTTTATCTTGATTTTGTCGTTGATTCCAATGATTTGGGGTTTATGAGTATCAGCATAGGTCCGTCACATGATTTCCCAAACCTAACTGCATATCTGAATGGACTCGAGATTTTGAAGTTTTCGGTAGCTGCATCAGGCCAACAGAAGAAGAGCCATTGGTTTGTTATTGTTGGTTCAGTAGTTGGAGGTGTGGCTCTCATCTGCATTTCGTTAGTGGTAGTTTTGATGGGTTTGAAATGCAGGAAAGAAAAATCCACTGACAATCAACTGCCACTTGAGCTTCTTTACGGTGGTGAGATTTCTTATGATTCAGCAATAGAAAGAAAAGCCAGTGCTTTCCTGGTTCATAACTTGAACATTGAGCTAAAGAAGTCATTTGTTGAAATACAGAAGGCAACTAACAACTTTGATCCGGACTTGATGGTAGGCAAAGGAGGGTTTGGAAAAGTCTACAAAGGACGGCTTAGCAATGGTGACATAGTGGCTGTGAAACGGCGTGAATCAGAAAGCGGCCAGGGCCTTCACGAATTTGAAAGAGAGATCACAATTTTATCCAAAATTTGCCATCGCCATCTTGTTTCCTTGATTGGGTATTGTGATGAAAATTTTGAGATGATACTGGTTTATGAATTCATGGAGAAAGGGACACTTAAAGAGAATCTGTATGATTCAAATGGGAATCCCCTAGGCAAATTATCTTGGAAGCAAAGGCTTGAAATTTGCATTGGCGCTGCAGAAGGTCTACATTATCTTCACACTAGTGCTGAGAAGAGAATCCTTCATCGCGATGTTAAGTCAACAAACATCTTGCTGGATGGAAATTATGTGGCAAAAGTTGCTGATTTTGGTCTTTCAAAGACAGGTCCTATCGATAAATCCTCAACTAACAATCATCTAATAGGAACGCCTGGATATCTCGATCCTGAATTTTTTAGAAACCTGGACTTGACAGAAAAATCTGATGTGTACTCTTTTGGAGTCGTCCTTCTCGAAGTACTCTGTGCAAGAGCAGCCATTAAGGAGGAAGTGAACCTAGTTGACTGGGCCATGCCCTGGATAAAGGAAGGCCAACTAGAAAAAATTATGGACCCATTTCTTGTGGGCACACTTAATCCCAAATCGTTGGAAACATTTGTTGGAACAGCTGAGAAGTGCTTAAATGGTTTGAGTGTTATTCGGCCTACAATGTATGCTGTATTGTGGGACTTGAAGTATGTGCTGGGGCTCGAAGAAAATGTAGTGCACAAACAGCCGCATGAAGATAGCACTGCAGATGCATCGTTGGAGCTGGCGCTGCCTTTAGCTAAGCATTTTCCTTCTAACAGCCTCCCTGGTGGCGAAGAAAGCTTGGTGCAAATAGGATTACCTGGTGAAGATGGTTCGGATACAACAGATAGTGAAGTGTTCTCCCAGTTGAGGATTGATCTTCCCAGATAA